TGACCAATACGTCCGCATCCTGGGCCGCGATGCCCTCGGTGTGGCCGGTGGTAAATTCCGCGATGTGCGCGATGGCGCCGTCAACGCCATCGACTACCTTGGCGCAGATATCCATGGACAGCGACTCTTCGCGCCAGTCCTCCTCGGTGGCCTGGACGACGTCCGTGGCGCCGAAGCCCTCGAGCTCGTCTACATCACCGTGGACGGTGACGTCTGCATCCTGAAGGGCGCGGACGATGCGCAGCTTGGTGGCATCATCAAGCGCGGCATCGATAAGCACGCACTCCGTAGAGTTGCAGACCGAGGTGCGGCGGGTCTTGCCGTTGACGACCATATCGATGGCCTTGTCCATGTCGGCCGAAGCGTCGATGTAGAAGTGGCAGTTGCCGGTACCGGTCTCAATAGCCGGAACGGTAGCGCCGGTAACCACGGCCTCGATGAGCTTGGCACCACCGCGCGGGATGACCAGATCCACCAGGCCACGGGCGGTAATCAAGTCCTGGACGGAATCGTGGGTCTCGCACGGCAGGAGCTGGACTACCTCGCGCGGCAAGTCGAACTCCGCGAGGGTATCCTGCAGGAGCTCCACCAGCTTGGTATTGGAGTTGCGCGCGGACTTGGAACCGCGCAGCAGCGGCACATTGCCGGACTTCAGCGCCAGGCCAAAGGCATCGACGGTGACGTTCGGGCGGGCCTCGTAGACCATGCCCATCACGCCGAGCGGGACGCGCACCTGCTTCATCTGGATGCCGTTATCCATGGTGCGGCCCTGCAGGATCTCGCCTACCGGGTCCTGCAGGCCAGCGACCTGGCGCAGGCCATCGGCAATGCCCTCAACGCGGGCGGCGTCCAAGGTCAGGCGGTCAATCAGGGAATCGGACATGCCGCGCTCGCGGCCGGCCTCAATATCCTGCTGGTTAGCATCAAGGATGTCATCGGTGTGGGCAATGAGATTTTCGGCTGCGCGCTGCAAGATTTCATTCTTGCGCGGCGTGGACAGCTGCGCCACGACGGGCGCAACGTCCTTTGCAGCACGGGCTTTGGACAGAACTTCTTCGCGTTCAGTGTTGCTCATGTCATACCAGAGTAACGTACCCGCCCGAGTTTTTCAGCCGCCCGCCGTATACCTCACGCTTTGCCTAAATTAGGCAGGCCACGCAGAGAAAACCACCCCCTCTACCCGCACCCGAGAGTGCGGTAAAGCTCACAACTGCAAATCCAATTGTTCAATTCCTTGAAATAGTTACTTGGGTATGTTTATTCTTTGCTTGATAGGTTTCACTGCAAAAAAGGAGCACTCATGAAAAAGAACGTGGCCAAGCTGGGCCTGATGCTGACCCTGAGCGGGGTCGCCCTCGCCGCCTGCAGCACGAATGACGGCGGCAACGGTTCCGACGCGGGCTCCGGTTCGGGCGACGATCAGACCATCAAGGCCGTTGCCACCACCACGCAGATCTGCGATTACCTCACCCAGATTGCCCAGGGTGGCATGACGCTGCACAAGGTGGATTCCAGCGGCAAGGAAACCACCGAGGGCGATGGCGAGACCACGCTCGATCTCACCTGCCTGTTGGCACCGAATGCCAGCGCTCACGAGCACGAGATGACCCCGCAGCAGATGAGTGCCATGGCGGATGCGGACTTCCTCTTTAAAAACGGCGTCGACCTCGAGCACTTCCTCGATAACGCCGTAGAGTCCTCCGGTTTTGACGGCGAGACCATCGTCACCGCCGGCGATGACAACTCCAAGCACAAGGTAGACCTGCGCGAGTGGCCGTTCCCCGGCGAGGACGGCGAGGAACCAGAATTCACCCACGATCCGCACGTGTGGACCTCCCCCAAGAACGCCAAGATCCAGGTAGAAAACATCGTGGATGCCTTGGCCGATAAGGAGCCATCCGTGAAGGAAGTCGGCGAAAAGTACACCAAGCAGCTCGACGAGCTGGATAAGTGGGTCACCGAGTCCCTAGAGACCGTCCCTGAGCAGGATCGCGCGCTGTTTACCTCGCACGATGCCTTTGGCTACTTCTCCAACGACTATGACGTGAAGTTCATCGGCTCCGCGCTCACGGACTTCAATAACCAGCAGGACGCCACCTCCTCGCACATCGAGGATGCCGCCAAGGAGGTCCGCGATTCCGGCGCCAAGGCCATCTTCGCGGAAAACTCCAATAACTCTAAGTCCATCGAGGCCATCGCCCGCGCCGCAGGCGTCAAGGCCATTATGGATGATGACGCCCTGTACGGCGACTCCTTGGGCGTGCCGAATAGCGACGGCGCCACCTACATCGGCTCCATCATCCACAACGTCACCACCCTGGTAGAAGCCTGGGACGGTGAAGCAGCCGATCTGCCCGAAAGCCTGGATAACGCACGATGAGTACACCGCTTCTAAAGCTTTCCCATGCCTCCTGTGGCTATGGCACCACCACCATCGTGGACGATGTCTCCTTGACCATCCACGAAGGTGAGGCCATCGCGCTGCTGGGGGCTAATGGCGCTGGTAAATCCACGCTTTTAAAGGCCATCGCGGGCCTTGCTACGCTGCGCGGCGAGCATCAGCGCACGGCGACGCTGGGGTATGTTCCCCAGCACCACACCTGCGATCCCACCTTTCCCGTCACCGCCGGCCGGGTCGTGGAAATGGGCCTGCTCAATAAGGCCTCGTGGTGGGAGCGCATGGGCAGCATGCGCCGCCTGCGCCCGCAGATCGACCAAGCGCTAGAGCTCGTCGGCATGGCGGATAAGGCGAAGACCCGCTGGGATAAGCTATCGGGTGGGCAGCGCCAGCGCATCTTTATCGCCCGCGCACTCGCTGCCCACCCGGACCTGGTGCTCATGGACGAGCCCTTCAATGGCCTGGACCAAGATAGCAGGCAGGTGCTTTTAGGGATCATCGCCAAGCTCAAGGAAAGCGGGGTTGCCCTGCTCATTTCCACCCACGATCCCATTTTGGCGCAGCGCGCCTGCGATGCCGGAATGCTCATCGTGGACGGCCACAGCGAGGTCCTTGATACCGAGGATGCAGTCGAGCGCTACCTGGAGGCCACGTCGGTATTGCAGGGGGACATGTGACGCTTCTGCTTACTGCTCCCTATATGCAGCGCGCCGCCCTGTTCTTGTTGTGCGTGGCCTTGACCGGCGCAGTGGTCAGCGTGATGGTTAACCTGCGCCGCATGGAATTTAGCGTCGAGGCGCTGGTCCACTCGGTATTCCCGGGCATCGTCATCGGCCTGGCCGTGGCGGGCTTTCCCGGCATCTTGCCCGGTGCCGCCGTCGCCGCGGGTGTCGCCGTGCTCATTTTGGCGCGCCTGAATTCCGGCAGCGATGGCCACGATCATGAATCCGGTACCGCGGTGGTACTGACCTTGATGTATGGCATCGGCGTGGTCATCAGCCTCGCCGTGGGGGATCGCTCCGGCCAGCTGGAGGCCCTTATGTTTGGCCGCTTGCTCGATATCACCACTGACCGCATGATCCCCTCGATCATCTTGTGCGTGGTTGCCGCCCTGCTCATCCTGGCCACCTGGCGCTCGCAAGTAGCCGTCGCCTTTGACCGCGAATCCGCGCGCGCCACCGGCATCCGCGTGGGGGTAATCGATGTCACTGCCAACGTAGCGGTGGGCCTAATCGTAGTCGCCGCGAGCTCCGCCATTGGTGTATTGCTCGTTCTGGGTTTCGTGGTGGTACCTGGCCTGGTCGGGCGCGTCCTGGCTAGCACCCCACTGCAGATGCTCCTGTGGGCGCTGGTGGGCGCGGTAGTCGCCGTATGCGTGGGCCTGTGGCTCATGCTTTCGGTGACCTCCCACCAGATTTCCCCGCAGGCCATCGTCGCGCTGTCGCTGTCCCTGACCGTTCCGCTCGCACTTTTAGGCAGGCGCATATGGGTGTCTTAACATTGCCATTCCTCGAGGCCATCGCGGTGGGCTGCCTCTCCGGGCTGGTGGGCACGCTCATGGTGCTGGGCAACCGCGTCTTTTTTGCTGAGAGCCTCTCCCACGGCACCTTTCCCGGCGCAGTCCTCGGCGTCGTCGTGGCCAATGCGCTGGGCGCCAACTTGAGCGATGGACTCATGCTCGGCTCCGTGGCGGTCTGCATTCCGCTGGCGGTTTTCATGCATTACCTGGGCAAGGTGCACGGCGTATCCTCCACCGCCGCGGCGGGCACCACGCTCACCCTAGGCTTTGCGCTGGGCATCTTGCTGCTGCGCTGGTTCCAGCCGCTGCCGCTGCACGTCGATAGCTTCCTGGTGGGCTCGCTCACCACGGTCAACCACCGCGATGTCGCCGTCGCGGCCGGCTTGGTCATTATCTGCCTGCTGGCGGTACTAGCCTGCCGGCGCCGCCTCTTCCAGGCGTATTTCGACCCCACCACGTCCCCGCATAGCGGGCTTTACGATGCCCTGACGCTCGGCCTTATCTGCTTGACGATGGCCGCCGTCATCCCCGCCGTCGGCACCATCTTGTCCATCGCCTTGCTCGTGGCCCCGGCCGCGGGTCTGCGCCCGTGGGTATCGCGCCCGGAGGCGCTGCTTATCGGGGCGGGCATCATTGGCATCACCATCGCGGTTGCCGGGCTTTTTATCGCCGCACACTTGAGCCTTTCGGCCGGCGGCACCATCGCCATTGTGGCCGGCGTGTTCTACCTAGCCAGCATGACGGCCTATAAGGCGGTCTCCTAACGTGCGGCGCAGCATGGCGCTGCATGGCACCGCACGCTGCCGCGCGGCAACACAGCGCTGCGCCGCGTTATTTAGTCGAGGCGAGGCGGACTGTGATCTCGCGGGCGGCCACCTCCGCTAGCGACATCTCGCCGCCTTGGGTCTGCACCGTCAATAAGCCGGCCACGCTATCGCTTACGCGCAGCTCGTTGCCCAGCTCTACCCCAAAGCGGTCGAGGTAGCGCAGCAGGCCTGGATCCTCATCGCAAACGCGCTCCACGGTCACGGGCGCATCGAGCGGTGCGCTGGCGAGCGTGAGCGTGCCAAGATCCTCGATCCCCCCGCCGACATCGGGAATGGGATCGCCGTGTGGATCGCGGTCGGGGGATCCCAGCAGCGCATCGATGCGGCCGATAAAGCGATCGGAGCAGGCGTGCTCGAGGCGATCAGCGTCCTCGTGCACCTCGTCCCAGGAATAGTCCAGGGTCTCTACCAAGAAGGTTTCTAATAGGCGGTGGCGGCGCACCATCTGCATCGCCAGCTTACGGCCCGCAGGGCTCAATGAGACGCCCTGATAGCGCTCGTGTTCCACGAGCCCTTGGGCCGCGAGCTTTTTAATCGCCTCGGAGGCGGTAGGCACCTTTTGCTCCAGGCGCCCTGCCACATCCTTCAGCGCTACCGGGGTGCCACCGGAGTGTTCCGATAAGTCCCACAGAACCTTGAGGTAATCCTGGCTGCGGGTAGGCAGTTCTTCTAGGTGCATATCCACCATCTTCATAATCGTGCTTGCGTCGTCCTTGGATAAGTGTTAGTTTAGCAGTAGTTCAACGAGTTGAACTTTTATTTTCACTTGCCACGGGCAGTGGGCGGTACGTCCTTTCTTCGGTACACACACGACGCACCCAGCCATCGCTGTCCGTGGCTTTTGATCTTTCTAGTATCCCGCCTCCGGATCCACCTGGGTGGGCATGGGCTCGCCCTTCTCCCACGCGGCGGCATTCGCATTGAAAATATCGCCCATGTGGTACTGCGCCACGTGCTTTGTCGCCCCGATGTGCGGGGTCATGGTGCAATTGGGCAGGGAGAGCAGCGGGTGGTCATCGGGAAGCGGCTCTGGGTCCACGACCTCCAAGCCCGCACCTGCAATCTCGCCCTCGCGCAGGGCATCCACCAAGTCATCAGTAACCACGGTGCTGCCACGCCCGACGTTGATAAACAGAGCGGACGACTTCATGGCGCGGAACTTTCCGGCATCGATTAGCCCCTCCGTTTCCTGCGTGGCGGGCAGGATGCAGAAAATGACATCGGCCTCGCCCCACACGTGTGCGGCATCAGCCATGGCCACTACCTCGTCCGCACCCTCCACTGGACGGCCGGAGCGATTCACGGCGGTAATGTGCACCCCAAAGGGCTTGAGCAGGGTAATGAGCTGCTTGCCGATGCCCCCAGCACCCAAAATCGCCACCTTTTTCGGCCCCTGCTGGTCATAAATCCACTCCTGTGCCTCATCCAGCTCCTTGGCCACCGACCACGTGCCGGCCTGCGCAAAGGCCTTGTGCTGGTGCGCCTGGGAGAGCAGCAGGCCCAGGGCGCATTCGGCCACAGGCTTAGCAAAGGCGCCGGCGGAATTGCACCACGGCAATCCCTCAGGGGTAATCAATCCGGCATCGATGAGTTGGTTGACGCCGGTAAAACAATGCTGCACCCAGCCGATATTGTCCGGCATCTCTGGGATGCGGCGCGGGCTGGGTGTGGTATTGACATAGACCTCTGCGTCTTCGAGGTTCTCTACGCGCTCGTGGCCGGCAGCGCTCAAATCATCGACCGTCGGCTGCCAGGTTTCTGGTCCCATAAAATACTTCATGGGAACCAGCGTACGGCACGCGGCTAGATGCGCGAGGCGAAGTTAGACAGGTAATCCGCGTGCACGACCGAGCGGCGCTTATCTTCTGGCAGCTCGCTCATCTGCATGCCCTTGATGGCGTTCAATTCCTCAGAATCGAAGCGGACCTCGCCGCGGCCGATAACCTCGCCCTTCGGGCCCAAGATATCGATGATTTCGCCCTTGTTGAATTCACCGCGGACATCGGTAATACCCACCGCGAGCAAGGAGGTGCCGCCCTTGGTCACTGCTTCCTTGGCGCCCTCGTCCAAGCGGACGGCTCCGCCGGTATCGGCGCAGTAGAGTGCCCAGAACTTCCAGGCCGAAAGCTGGCGTTCCTCGCGGGTGTGGAAGACGGTGCCCACGGAGGCATCGGAAAGCGCGGGCCCAATATTATCGGTAGAGGTGAGCAGCACTGGAATGCCGCCGCGGGTAGCCAGGCGGGCGGCGGAGACCTTCGTGGCCATGCCGCCGGTGCCGACCTTGCCGCCATCGCCGGCAACAACGCCCTTGAGATCCTTACCGGTGCGCACCTCATCGATGAACTTCGCATCCGGCTCGGCCGGGTTCTTGTCATAGAGGCCATCGACGTCAGAGAACAAGAAGAGCGCGTCCGCGCCCACCAAGTTGGCGACCAAGGCCGACAGGCGGTCGTTATCGCCAAAGTGCATCTCAGAGGTAGCCACGGCGTCGTTTTCGTTCACGATGGGAATGGTGCGCAGCTGGCGCAGGCGATCAATGGTGCGCTGCGCGTTGCGGGCGCGGTCGCGGTGCCCGGCATCGGAAGCCGTGAGCAGCACCTGACCGATGGTGCGCTGGTAACGCGCAAAGGAGCGGCCCCACTCATAGGCCAGGTGCACCTGGCCCACAGACGCCGAGGCCTGCTTGGTAGCCAGGTCGGTGGGGCGCTGGTGCAGGCCGAGCGGGCCCATGCCGGCGGCAACCGCACCGGAGGAAACGATGATGACATCGGAGCGCCCCATGCGCGCGTGGACGGCATCCACGATGTGATCGATCTTTTCCTGCGAGACGCGGAAGTTATCATCCGTGAGCGACGAGGAACCAATCTTGACAACGACGCGCTTGGCCTCAGCGATGGAGTTGCGCAATTCGGATTCAAACCCGGAGGCTATCGGGTTTTCATCAAGGGCTTCAGGGAACGGGGTATCAGCGGTAGGGCCATCAAAAGGCTCTACGGGGAGCGGAAGAATGGGCTCTTTCTGTTGATCAGAAGACATAACTCAATAGTGTACAAAGCTTCCGGCACGAGTCCCCTTCATTGGGGCGTATTTCCCCCATGTGCGCAGCACATTATGCCCGGGGTGGG
The window above is part of the Corynebacterium accolens genome. Proteins encoded here:
- a CDS encoding glutamate-5-semialdehyde dehydrogenase, whose protein sequence is MSNTEREEVLSKARAAKDVAPVVAQLSTPRKNEILQRAAENLIAHTDDILDANQQDIEAGRERGMSDSLIDRLTLDAARVEGIADGLRQVAGLQDPVGEILQGRTMDNGIQMKQVRVPLGVMGMVYEARPNVTVDAFGLALKSGNVPLLRGSKSARNSNTKLVELLQDTLAEFDLPREVVQLLPCETHDSVQDLITARGLVDLVIPRGGAKLIEAVVTGATVPAIETGTGNCHFYIDASADMDKAIDMVVNGKTRRTSVCNSTECVLIDAALDDATKLRIVRALQDADVTVHGDVDELEGFGATDVVQATEEDWREESLSMDICAKVVDGVDGAIAHIAEFTTGHTEGIAAQDADVLVKFGNEVDAAAVMLNASTAFTDGEVYGMGAEIGISTQKLHARGPMALPELTSSKWVLQGTGHVRP
- a CDS encoding metal ABC transporter substrate-binding protein; translation: MKKNVAKLGLMLTLSGVALAACSTNDGGNGSDAGSGSGDDQTIKAVATTTQICDYLTQIAQGGMTLHKVDSSGKETTEGDGETTLDLTCLLAPNASAHEHEMTPQQMSAMADADFLFKNGVDLEHFLDNAVESSGFDGETIVTAGDDNSKHKVDLREWPFPGEDGEEPEFTHDPHVWTSPKNAKIQVENIVDALADKEPSVKEVGEKYTKQLDELDKWVTESLETVPEQDRALFTSHDAFGYFSNDYDVKFIGSALTDFNNQQDATSSHIEDAAKEVRDSGAKAIFAENSNNSKSIEAIARAAGVKAIMDDDALYGDSLGVPNSDGATYIGSIIHNVTTLVEAWDGEAADLPESLDNAR
- a CDS encoding metal ABC transporter ATP-binding protein produces the protein MSTPLLKLSHASCGYGTTTIVDDVSLTIHEGEAIALLGANGAGKSTLLKAIAGLATLRGEHQRTATLGYVPQHHTCDPTFPVTAGRVVEMGLLNKASWWERMGSMRRLRPQIDQALELVGMADKAKTRWDKLSGGQRQRIFIARALAAHPDLVLMDEPFNGLDQDSRQVLLGIIAKLKESGVALLISTHDPILAQRACDAGMLIVDGHSEVLDTEDAVERYLEATSVLQGDM
- a CDS encoding metal ABC transporter permease, with translation MTLLLTAPYMQRAALFLLCVALTGAVVSVMVNLRRMEFSVEALVHSVFPGIVIGLAVAGFPGILPGAAVAAGVAVLILARLNSGSDGHDHESGTAVVLTLMYGIGVVISLAVGDRSGQLEALMFGRLLDITTDRMIPSIILCVVAALLILATWRSQVAVAFDRESARATGIRVGVIDVTANVAVGLIVVAASSAIGVLLVLGFVVVPGLVGRVLASTPLQMLLWALVGAVVAVCVGLWLMLSVTSHQISPQAIVALSLSLTVPLALLGRRIWVS
- a CDS encoding metal ABC transporter permease, with amino-acid sequence MGVLTLPFLEAIAVGCLSGLVGTLMVLGNRVFFAESLSHGTFPGAVLGVVVANALGANLSDGLMLGSVAVCIPLAVFMHYLGKVHGVSSTAAAGTTLTLGFALGILLLRWFQPLPLHVDSFLVGSLTTVNHRDVAVAAGLVIICLLAVLACRRRLFQAYFDPTTSPHSGLYDALTLGLICLTMAAVIPAVGTILSIALLVAPAAGLRPWVSRPEALLIGAGIIGITIAVAGLFIAAHLSLSAGGTIAIVAGVFYLASMTAYKAVS
- a CDS encoding metal-dependent transcriptional regulator, which gives rise to MKMVDMHLEELPTRSQDYLKVLWDLSEHSGGTPVALKDVAGRLEQKVPTASEAIKKLAAQGLVEHERYQGVSLSPAGRKLAMQMVRRHRLLETFLVETLDYSWDEVHEDADRLEHACSDRFIGRIDALLGSPDRDPHGDPIPDVGGGIEDLGTLTLASAPLDAPVTVERVCDEDPGLLRYLDRFGVELGNELRVSDSVAGLLTVQTQGGEMSLAEVAAREITVRLASTK
- a CDS encoding D-isomer specific 2-hydroxyacid dehydrogenase family protein gives rise to the protein MKYFMGPETWQPTVDDLSAAGHERVENLEDAEVYVNTTPSPRRIPEMPDNIGWVQHCFTGVNQLIDAGLITPEGLPWCNSAGAFAKPVAECALGLLLSQAHQHKAFAQAGTWSVAKELDEAQEWIYDQQGPKKVAILGAGGIGKQLITLLKPFGVHITAVNRSGRPVEGADEVVAMADAAHVWGEADVIFCILPATQETEGLIDAGKFRAMKSSALFINVGRGSTVVTDDLVDALREGEIAGAGLEVVDPEPLPDDHPLLSLPNCTMTPHIGATKHVAQYHMGDIFNANAAAWEKGEPMPTQVDPEAGY
- the proB gene encoding glutamate 5-kinase yields the protein MSSDQQKEPILPLPVEPFDGPTADTPFPEALDENPIASGFESELRNSIAEAKRVVVKIGSSSLTDDNFRVSQEKIDHIVDAVHARMGRSDVIIVSSGAVAAGMGPLGLHQRPTDLATKQASASVGQVHLAYEWGRSFARYQRTIGQVLLTASDAGHRDRARNAQRTIDRLRQLRTIPIVNENDAVATSEMHFGDNDRLSALVANLVGADALFLFSDVDGLYDKNPAEPDAKFIDEVRTGKDLKGVVAGDGGKVGTGGMATKVSAARLATRGGIPVLLTSTDNIGPALSDASVGTVFHTREERQLSAWKFWALYCADTGGAVRLDEGAKEAVTKGGTSLLAVGITDVRGEFNKGEIIDILGPKGEVIGRGEVRFDSEELNAIKGMQMSELPEDKRRSVVHADYLSNFASRI